The Aspergillus flavus chromosome 2, complete sequence region CTCCCTCGCCGACCTCATGAACATATCCGGCGATATCGTCTCCCGTATTTGCGCCATTGAAGTTTTCCATCCAAGCTGGGAATTTCCAATCTTTAGGGTTCGTGCCAGTTGCGACAACTTTTATAAGTATTTGACCGGCTCCGGGCTTGGGGATGGGCACGTTGTGAACACGGACTTCCACCGTGTCATTTCGGACAAATACTTGCGCTTCCTCCATTTTGATAATTGAATGATATAGCTGAGCCGTGTGTTAGCTGGGTAGGACGTATGGATAGATGGGTCTCGTAAATACCTTTTCTTATATGGCGGAAGTACCGGAGTGATCAGATTATGATTATATGAATTGTTCCTAAGCTAATCGATTAGGTTTGTCAGCGACGGAACCCAGAGTCAATTGTTATGGTAGGATACATCGACTTTTCGGAATTCCTCCATTGCAGAAGCGGTAGTATAATCCGCCAAGCGTGGATTCGCCGTTCGATCTCGACCTACATTACCTAACATTTCACCATTCTCCACACCCTCTGAGCATGATAATTGGAGAGAGGTTGCCGACTCGGCGAACCACAACGTCTCCCTTGGCGGGGAAGATCCACTACCGGGCACCTCGGTTATTTTGCATGATGAGGTTGGAGGGTCAAGTCAGCGCGGGTTTATATGGTAGGCTGTTGGTGACTATGTGGTCATAGGAATTCCATTATGCGTACCTCTGAAGGGAGGGCGAGTAAGGATGAGATAGCATCTAAAGGCAGACGTTGTTTCTAACGCCGATATATGAACAGTTATAAATCATCAAGGAGTATTGTTGTTTGTCCATGTCAAGAATATTCTAATCCTTTTATAGCTGATGTTCGTTGTAGTCATAGTGATACTGTCCAATCGCCACATTTTAACGCCACTATAGCGAAGCTTACTAGATGTAGGAGTTGCTGGAAGGTATAAGACAATTGTCGTTTGTAGAAGATAAGCAAGATACCATTGAATTACGGAAGAATTATGGCATGTCCATCCGTTGTGTTATACGGAACTGTTGAGGAGTAGGCAATTCTATCCAACGAATCATAATTACCATTCGGATGGGAAAATAAAGAGACGCTTACTTCTAGATGATTGGTGTTCTATCGAACAAGCCAAATGCGTTAGTTAAACCGAGAAGCTTGGATTTTATTAGTGACTGAAACACGACTATTCAGATAGAGCATGCATGTAGAATCCCTGAGCTATCCAGCACTTATCGATGAGTAATGTAGGGACATTGTACCATAGACTGTCGTATCGCCCAGTATTTCTGACGATATAAGAACTTGGTCAACCAGCGAATAAGCTGCCGTGGTTTTATAGAGCTTGTTTCTGATATTCCTGTAATTCCGCCAGGATTTCCCTTTTCACATCCGCAGAAGCCCAGCATATATCAATCGCATACCTCTGTAGCGCTACGAAATCATCATCGGTAAAATGGCATAATTCACGCAGCATGTGGAGACTATTGTTCAGCCAGACGTCTTCCATATAAGCTGGGTCGTCACTTCCGATCGCAATCTTTATACCCGCGTCGTGGATAATACGGATACGTTCTAGAATCTGGGTCTCGCCGGAGTAGCATAAGTAGCCCCATGGGCAGATTGTCATTCCCAGgtccttctccttcaccttagcgagaagagaagggtcaTCCGCAGCATGCAGACCGTGGTCAATCCGGTCCGCTCCTGTACCACCCAGCTGGTCGATTACCTGCGCAATATGGCGTAAGGAATCCTTCGCACCGACGTCGCAGTGGCAAGTAATCTTGAAACCATCTTCTCTCGCTCGTTGAAATACATCTTCGAACAGAAGAGGCGGGCGATCTGTTTCCAGAGAATCTAGACCAATTCCCACGATCATGTCACGATAGGGAAGAGCATCAATGTAATGCGACATCGCAGATTCCGGGGACATGTCTCGTAGAAAGCACATGATCCACTGGGACTGAACCTGTCTCTATACATTAGCCTACCCTATGTGTTCAGAGATGCTAGTCTCGGTACATGCATTGAGCTTTTCCGCTGCCTCCAGCTGAGCCCGCTGAAGGCCTTTCATCACGGTGTCCAAAGAA contains the following coding sequences:
- a CDS encoding adenine deaminase/adenosine deaminase (adenosine deaminase, putative) codes for the protein MSSSNAVLANATIREYRDLIRNQDDEFIKQMPKVEMHVHIEGTMTPELRWPLAVRHRIPIPNPRTGKYCRDLSELKGLYDLLDDLEQGGVEGGMLRFFELYYGGFDVLRDEEDFYLLAMNYFQRAARMNIRYCEPFFDPQGHTRRGVSLDTVMKGLQRAQLEAAEKLNVQSQWIMCFLRDMSPESAMSHYIDALPYRDMIVGIGLDSLETDRPPLLFEDVFQRAREDGFKITCHCDVGAKDSLRHIAQVIDQLGGTGADRIDHGLHAADDPSLLAKVKEKDLGMTICPWGYLCYSGETQILERIRIIHDAGIKIAIGSDDPAYMEDVWLNNSLHMLRELCHFTDDDFVALQRYAIDICWASADVKREILAELQEYQKQAL